Proteins encoded in a region of the Veillonella parvula genome:
- the atpC gene encoding ATP synthase F1 subunit epsilon, which produces MAEPMTLQIITPDAIVFEGKSTFFVGKAIDGAFGILPNHAPMIIALDLAPLRIDQPDGTSREYAVFGGFCEIEHNKVSIVTPDCQDPTSIDVERARRAKERAEGRLSNPTPDIDVERAEAALQRALLRLHVTKML; this is translated from the coding sequence ATGGCGGAACCTATGACCCTACAGATAATTACACCTGATGCGATTGTATTCGAAGGCAAATCTACATTCTTTGTAGGTAAAGCTATCGATGGTGCTTTTGGTATTTTGCCAAACCATGCACCTATGATTATCGCATTAGACTTGGCACCTTTACGCATTGATCAACCAGATGGAACATCTCGTGAATATGCTGTATTTGGGGGCTTCTGTGAAATTGAACATAATAAGGTGAGTATTGTAACCCCTGACTGTCAAGATCCAACATCCATTGATGTGGAACGTGCTCGTCGAGCTAAAGAGCGTGCTGAAGGTCGGTTATCAAATCCTACACCTGATATTGATGTAGAAAGAGCGGAAGCAGCATTGCAACGTGCCTTATTGCGCTTGCATGTTACAAAAATGTTATAA
- the atpG gene encoding ATP synthase F1 subunit gamma encodes MASAQDLRKRIKSVTNTQQITKAMKMVASARLRRAQTKAEATRPYAEKIGQILRHMSNSDLEGFESPLLDVRPVERTCYIVVGADKGLAGAFSSNVLKFAMEQLHGKSPDTYRVITAGRKPRDSMKSRGIRIDKSYAGFSDKPSYEHARAIMHEALSLYERHEVDEVIMIYTRFVNSMTQIAQAERLLPIEQPQDEVKGEEYDFMPSAVSVLEALLPKYLEITVYNGLLQSAASELGARMTAMTSATDNAGELIESLGLEYNKLRQSSITNEISEIVGGANALQ; translated from the coding sequence ATGGCTAGTGCACAAGATTTGCGAAAACGCATAAAAAGTGTTACCAATACGCAACAAATTACAAAAGCGATGAAGATGGTAGCTTCTGCTCGTCTTCGTAGGGCACAAACAAAAGCGGAAGCTACTCGTCCTTACGCAGAAAAGATAGGGCAAATCTTGCGTCATATGTCTAATAGTGATTTAGAAGGCTTTGAAAGTCCTCTCTTAGATGTGCGACCTGTAGAGCGCACTTGCTATATTGTAGTAGGTGCAGATAAAGGTCTTGCAGGGGCATTTTCGTCTAATGTGTTGAAATTTGCTATGGAACAATTACATGGTAAATCTCCTGATACATACCGTGTTATCACGGCAGGCAGAAAGCCTAGAGATAGCATGAAATCTAGAGGTATTCGCATCGATAAGTCTTATGCGGGCTTTTCTGATAAACCGTCCTATGAACATGCGCGTGCCATCATGCATGAAGCACTTTCACTATATGAACGTCATGAAGTAGACGAAGTCATCATGATCTATACACGTTTTGTAAATTCTATGACGCAAATTGCACAGGCTGAGCGCTTGTTGCCAATAGAGCAACCACAAGATGAGGTAAAAGGCGAAGAGTATGATTTTATGCCGTCCGCTGTATCCGTCTTGGAGGCGTTGCTGCCAAAATACTTAGAAATTACAGTTTATAATGGATTGTTGCAATCTGCAGCTAGTGAATTGGGTGCTCGTATGACGGCCATGACATCGGCTACAGATAATGCAGGGGAACTCATTGAGTCCTTAGGCCTTGAATATAACAAGTTGCGTCAATCTAGCATTACAAACGAAATTTCTGAAATCGTTGGTGGCGCTAATGCCTTGCAATAG
- the atpA gene encoding F0F1 ATP synthase subunit alpha, translating into MKMKPEEITAIIKQQIQDYDVDLNVDDVGTVLDVGDGIAHIYGLERAMAGELLELPHGVYGLVLNLELDNVGAVLLGDDFLIKEGDQVRRTGKIMDVPAGDALIGRVVNPLGQPLDGKGAIQATERRPIEHPAPGIADRQSVNEPLQTGLKAIDAMVPIGRGQRELIIGDRGTGKTAIALDTILNQKGKDVICIYVAIGQKESTVARVVQKLEEAGAMEYTIVVSASASTGAPLQYIAPYAGVAMGEYFMYQGKHVLCVYDDLTKQAAAYRAMSLLLRRPPGREAYPGDVFYLHSRLLERAAKLSSELGGGSITALPIIETQAGDVSAYIPTNVISITDGQIFLGTDMFYSGIRPAVDVGLSVSRVGGSAQTKAMKQVAGQLRLDLAQYRELAAFAQFGSDLDAATRAQLDRGERLTEMLKQGQYEPMSVAEMVINLYAGTKGYLADIQVADVLSFEAELLRYVKANYPEIITNIETSKKIDEETENLLKQAIPECVEAFGSTHTLVSRKEA; encoded by the coding sequence ATTCAGGACTATGATGTTGACCTCAATGTCGATGACGTGGGTACTGTTCTCGACGTAGGGGATGGCATCGCCCATATTTATGGTCTTGAAAGAGCCATGGCCGGTGAGTTGCTAGAATTACCACACGGCGTATATGGCTTGGTTTTGAACTTAGAATTAGATAATGTTGGTGCCGTACTATTAGGTGATGACTTCTTGATTAAAGAAGGAGACCAAGTGCGTCGTACTGGCAAAATTATGGACGTTCCTGCTGGAGATGCCTTGATTGGTCGTGTAGTAAATCCTCTTGGTCAACCTCTTGATGGCAAGGGTGCTATTCAAGCTACAGAACGTCGTCCTATCGAACATCCAGCACCTGGTATTGCGGATCGTCAATCCGTAAATGAACCATTGCAAACAGGTCTTAAAGCGATTGATGCGATGGTACCAATCGGCCGTGGTCAACGTGAGCTTATCATCGGTGACCGTGGTACAGGTAAAACTGCGATTGCCTTAGATACTATTTTGAACCAAAAAGGCAAAGATGTTATTTGTATTTATGTAGCTATTGGTCAAAAAGAATCTACGGTTGCTCGCGTAGTGCAAAAGCTTGAAGAAGCAGGCGCTATGGAATATACAATCGTAGTTTCTGCGAGTGCTTCCACAGGTGCACCTCTTCAATACATTGCACCATATGCTGGTGTTGCCATGGGTGAATACTTTATGTACCAAGGTAAACACGTATTATGCGTATATGATGACTTAACAAAACAAGCGGCTGCATATCGTGCTATGTCCCTATTATTGCGCCGTCCACCAGGGCGTGAAGCATATCCAGGTGACGTATTCTACTTACACAGTCGTCTATTAGAGCGGGCTGCGAAACTTTCATCTGAACTTGGTGGAGGTTCTATTACAGCGTTGCCAATCATTGAAACACAAGCAGGTGACGTATCTGCATACATTCCAACAAACGTAATTTCCATTACTGATGGTCAAATTTTCTTGGGAACAGATATGTTCTATTCTGGTATTCGTCCAGCTGTTGACGTAGGTTTGTCCGTATCCCGTGTAGGTGGTAGCGCACAAACTAAAGCGATGAAGCAAGTGGCGGGCCAATTGCGTTTGGACCTTGCTCAATATCGTGAGTTGGCTGCTTTCGCTCAGTTTGGTTCCGACCTTGATGCGGCTACACGCGCTCAACTTGATCGTGGTGAACGCTTAACTGAAATGTTAAAACAAGGTCAATATGAGCCTATGAGTGTAGCGGAAATGGTTATCAACCTTTACGCTGGTACTAAAGGGTACTTAGCAGATATTCAAGTGGCAGATGTATTGTCCTTTGAAGCTGAACTTTTACGTTATGTAAAAGCAAATTACCCTGAAATCATCACTAACATTGAAACGTCTAAGAAAATTGACGAAGAAACTGAAAATCTATTGAAGCAAGCAATCCCAGAATGTGTTGAAGCATTTGGCTCTACACATACATTAGTGTCTCGTAAGGAGGCGTAA
- a CDS encoding fumarate hydratase, producing the protein MREIQVSEITKTVRQMCMDAAYHLPKDIYEGLKKGRETEESSVGRIVLDQIIKNAEIADAEDRPYCQDTGMTMVFLKVGQDVHFVGGDLTEAINAGVAAGYVEGYLRKSVVAEPLFNRKNTQNNTPAIIYTEIVPGDKVDIQVELKGFGSENKSDVAMLVPADGVEGVKNAVLEIVKHAGPNPCPPIVLGIGIGGTMDQAAVMSKKALLRDISVPHKDADYAKLEEEIMEMVNKTGIGPQLGGTTTCIGVNIEWGATHIAGLPVAVTIMCHAARHAHVVL; encoded by the coding sequence TTGCGCGAGATTCAAGTATCTGAAATCACAAAAACAGTCCGTCAAATGTGTATGGACGCAGCTTACCACTTGCCAAAAGACATCTATGAAGGTTTGAAAAAAGGCCGTGAAACAGAAGAGTCTTCGGTAGGTCGTATCGTTCTTGATCAAATTATTAAAAATGCAGAAATTGCCGATGCTGAAGATCGTCCATACTGCCAAGATACTGGTATGACTATGGTATTCTTAAAAGTTGGTCAAGATGTTCATTTCGTTGGTGGTGATCTTACAGAAGCTATCAATGCTGGTGTTGCAGCTGGTTATGTTGAAGGTTATCTTCGTAAATCCGTTGTAGCTGAACCATTGTTCAACCGTAAAAATACACAAAATAACACACCTGCAATCATCTACACTGAAATCGTTCCTGGCGATAAAGTAGATATTCAAGTAGAATTAAAAGGTTTCGGTTCTGAAAATAAATCCGATGTAGCTATGCTCGTACCTGCTGATGGTGTGGAAGGCGTTAAAAATGCAGTCCTTGAAATCGTAAAACATGCAGGCCCTAACCCATGCCCTCCAATCGTACTCGGCATTGGTATTGGCGGTACTATGGACCAAGCAGCTGTTATGTCCAAAAAAGCGTTGCTTCGTGACATTAGTGTACCTCATAAAGATGCAGACTATGCAAAATTAGAAGAAGAAATCATGGAAATGGTTAACAAAACTGGTATTGGACCACAATTGGGTGGCACTACAACTTGTATCGGTGTAAACATCGAATGGGGTGCAACTCACATCGCAGGTCTTCCTGTTGCAGTTACTATTATGTGCCATGCTGCTCGTCATGCTCACGTAGTACTTTAA
- the atpD gene encoding F0F1 ATP synthase subunit beta, whose protein sequence is MSNNIGKVVQVIGPVVDVRFDAGHLPAIYNAIHIYHDHKAHDRQKIVVEVMQHLGDDTVRCVAMSSTDGMTRNMEAEDTGAPISVPVGEGVLGRIFNVLGETVDHDPAPVVADEKWPIHRPAPKFDDLSPDTQILETGIKVVDLIAPYVKGGKIGLFGGAGVGKTVLIMELIHNVATEHGGYSVFSGVGERTREGNDLWNEMKESGVINKTALVYGQMNEPPGARMRVGLTGLTMAEYFRDVKKQDVLLFIDNIFRFIQAGSEVSALLGRMPSAVGYQPTLANDVGALQERITSTKEGSITSVQAVYVPADDLTDPAPAATFAHLDATTVLSRSIAELGIYPAVDPLDSTSRILDPHVLGEEHYAVARGVQEVLQKYRDLQDIIAILGMEELSDEDKLTVSRARKIQRFLSQPFFVAEVFTGSPGKYVPLSETLRGFREILDGKHDELPEGAFYMVGTIDEAVQKAKEMQEKGE, encoded by the coding sequence ATGAGTAATAATATTGGTAAAGTTGTGCAGGTCATCGGCCCAGTTGTAGACGTGCGCTTTGATGCTGGTCATTTACCAGCTATCTACAACGCCATCCACATCTACCATGACCACAAGGCACACGATAGACAAAAAATCGTAGTAGAGGTTATGCAACACTTAGGCGACGATACAGTTCGTTGCGTTGCCATGAGTTCTACTGACGGTATGACACGTAATATGGAAGCGGAAGATACTGGTGCTCCAATTTCCGTTCCTGTAGGGGAAGGTGTATTGGGTCGCATCTTTAACGTACTTGGTGAAACTGTAGACCATGATCCAGCACCTGTGGTGGCTGATGAAAAATGGCCTATTCACCGTCCGGCACCTAAATTTGATGACCTTTCTCCAGATACACAAATCTTGGAAACAGGTATTAAGGTCGTTGACCTTATCGCTCCATATGTAAAAGGTGGTAAGATTGGTCTCTTCGGTGGTGCCGGTGTAGGTAAAACCGTATTGATCATGGAATTGATTCACAATGTTGCTACAGAGCACGGCGGTTATTCCGTATTCTCTGGCGTAGGCGAACGTACTCGTGAAGGTAACGACTTGTGGAACGAAATGAAAGAGTCCGGCGTTATCAACAAAACAGCTCTCGTATATGGACAAATGAATGAGCCACCAGGGGCTCGTATGCGCGTAGGTCTTACAGGCCTTACAATGGCTGAATACTTCCGTGATGTGAAAAAACAAGACGTGCTCTTGTTCATTGATAACATCTTCCGCTTTATCCAAGCGGGTTCCGAAGTATCCGCCCTCTTAGGTCGTATGCCATCTGCCGTAGGTTATCAACCTACATTGGCTAATGACGTAGGGGCATTGCAAGAACGTATTACATCTACAAAAGAAGGTTCTATTACCTCCGTACAAGCTGTATACGTACCTGCCGATGACTTGACTGACCCTGCTCCAGCAGCGACATTCGCTCACTTGGATGCGACAACAGTATTGTCTCGTTCCATTGCGGAACTTGGTATCTATCCGGCGGTGGATCCTCTGGACTCTACAAGCCGTATTTTGGACCCACATGTACTTGGTGAAGAGCACTACGCAGTAGCTCGTGGAGTACAAGAAGTATTGCAAAAATATCGCGATCTTCAAGATATTATCGCAATCCTCGGTATGGAAGAATTGTCTGACGAAGATAAACTCACTGTATCTCGCGCTCGTAAGATTCAACGTTTCTTGAGTCAACCATTCTTCGTAGCAGAAGTATTTACCGGTTCTCCTGGTAAATATGTGCCATTGTCCGAAACATTGAGAGGCTTCAGAGAAATCTTGGATGGTAAACATGATGAATTGCCAGAAGGTGCATTCTACATGGTTGGTACCATAGATGAAGCCGTTCAAAAAGCAAAGGAAATGCAAGAGAAGGGGGAATAA